The following are from one region of the Mycolicibacterium diernhoferi genome:
- a CDS encoding aspartate aminotransferase family protein, which yields MSSSLTDATLAPASTPDAADLMAADSRHVIHGFSPFGDRTPGPVFASGRGITLTDVNGQDWIDACAGQANVALGYGRTDLADVVADALRELTFGTHFYQRRSHVGAARLAERLAQVTPEGLDQFVFMLGGSDAVDTAIKIARFANIAAGRPEKIHIIGRWNSYHGVTYGGASLTGDPAMWRNIGPRLEGFSHIDQPEADSVGAARLLEDEILRIGADKVAAFMAEPISTPNGIVVPPDDYWPQIREICDRYDVLLISDEVLTGFGRTGKMFAVENWDLRPDILTMSKAITAGFFPLAVVAISGELRERLSASDDAFVHGVTAGGHPAACAAALATLDIYERENVLAHSITAGQYLSTRLHALADTYPVLDKSSIRGIGMMHAVDLDPDAVDPGYGAALHAEFINQRVFVRTYRNNQTIGLLPSLTLSTEDVDAITGRMAAALEVTRP from the coding sequence ATGAGTTCGTCACTGACAGATGCCACTCTTGCCCCCGCCAGCACCCCGGACGCCGCGGATCTCATGGCCGCGGATTCGCGGCACGTCATCCACGGCTTCAGTCCGTTCGGTGACCGAACTCCGGGCCCGGTCTTCGCGTCCGGGCGCGGGATCACGCTGACCGATGTGAACGGTCAGGACTGGATCGACGCCTGCGCCGGACAGGCCAACGTCGCCCTCGGATACGGTCGCACCGACCTGGCCGACGTGGTCGCCGACGCACTGCGCGAGCTGACCTTCGGAACGCACTTCTACCAGCGGCGCAGCCATGTGGGCGCGGCTCGCCTGGCCGAACGGCTGGCCCAGGTGACCCCGGAGGGCCTCGACCAGTTCGTGTTCATGCTCGGTGGCTCCGACGCGGTGGACACCGCGATCAAGATCGCGCGGTTCGCCAACATCGCCGCGGGCCGGCCGGAGAAGATCCACATCATCGGCCGGTGGAACAGCTACCACGGGGTCACCTATGGCGGGGCCAGCCTCACCGGCGATCCGGCGATGTGGCGCAATATCGGGCCCAGGCTGGAAGGGTTCTCCCATATAGACCAGCCGGAGGCCGACTCCGTGGGCGCCGCACGCCTGCTGGAGGACGAGATTCTGCGCATCGGTGCGGACAAGGTCGCCGCGTTCATGGCCGAGCCGATCTCGACCCCGAACGGTATCGTCGTGCCGCCGGACGATTACTGGCCCCAGATCCGCGAAATCTGTGATCGCTACGACGTTCTGCTGATCAGCGACGAGGTGCTGACCGGATTCGGACGCACCGGAAAAATGTTCGCGGTGGAGAACTGGGATCTGCGCCCCGACATCCTGACCATGTCAAAGGCAATCACCGCCGGGTTCTTCCCGCTGGCGGTCGTCGCGATCAGTGGCGAACTCCGGGAGCGTTTGTCGGCCAGCGACGACGCTTTCGTCCACGGCGTGACCGCCGGTGGGCACCCCGCTGCCTGCGCCGCCGCGCTGGCCACCCTGGACATCTACGAGCGCGAGAACGTCCTGGCCCACAGCATCACGGCCGGGCAGTACCTCTCGACCCGACTGCACGCCCTGGCCGACACCTACCCGGTACTCGACAAGAGCAGCATCCGCGGCATCGGGATGATGCACGCGGTGGACCTCGACCCTGACGCCGTCGATCCGGGGTACGGTGCGGCCCTGCACGCCGAGTTCATCAACCAGCGCGTCTTCGTGCGCACCTACCGCAACAATCAGACCATCGGGTTGCTGCCATCGTTGACGCTGAGCACCGAGGACGTCGATGCCATCACCGGGCGCATGGCGGCCGCGCTGGAGGTCACCCGGCCATAG
- a CDS encoding aldehyde dehydrogenase family protein yields the protein MTETTKSSLIERVPSLERLTRPFIDGGFVDARSSGTFENISPVNGDRLPDVASGDSADIDAAVASARKSFEMGDWRRRTPRERKIVLQRFGRTLRDNTEELAALLAVEMGKPIKDGRWEVDYSATVLEWFGEAVDHLYDEVAPIGEVGHATITRVPVGVAGAIIPWNYPLLMAAVKLAPALASGNSMVLKPAEQTPAIALRVAELALEAGVPAGVLNVVPGLGHTAGKALAEHLDVDAIGFTGSTSVGRLVMKAAAESNLKKVSLELGGKSPALVLADAADMLDLVAAKTAESVFGNAGQMCDSSTRLIVHESLADEVVERLGAVAADWQPGDPFDDATTMGAIIEARQLERIMGFITGAEPGGASIAHGGNQVRQETGGFYVEPTVIRGVTNDMDIARKEIFGPVLSVITFSDDEEGLRIANDTSYGLAAKMWTGDLKKAHRISRELRAGAVLVNGDELFDVTLPHGGFKQSGIGRDYSHHAFDNWTQLKSTYINLL from the coding sequence ATGACGGAAACCACCAAAAGCTCACTCATCGAACGCGTTCCGAGCCTGGAACGCCTGACGCGGCCGTTCATCGACGGCGGCTTCGTCGACGCCCGCTCGTCCGGCACATTCGAGAACATCAGTCCCGTCAACGGTGACCGGCTGCCCGATGTGGCCTCGGGTGACAGCGCTGATATCGATGCCGCGGTGGCTTCGGCCCGCAAGAGCTTCGAGATGGGTGACTGGCGGCGGCGCACGCCGCGCGAGCGCAAGATCGTCCTGCAACGGTTCGGACGTACCCTCCGCGACAACACCGAGGAACTCGCCGCCCTGCTGGCCGTCGAGATGGGCAAACCGATCAAGGACGGCCGGTGGGAGGTCGACTACAGCGCCACGGTGCTGGAGTGGTTCGGTGAGGCTGTCGACCATCTGTATGACGAGGTCGCGCCCATCGGTGAGGTCGGTCATGCCACGATCACCCGGGTCCCCGTGGGTGTCGCCGGCGCCATCATTCCGTGGAACTACCCGTTGCTGATGGCGGCGGTGAAGCTCGCACCGGCCCTGGCGTCGGGCAACTCCATGGTCCTCAAGCCGGCCGAGCAGACGCCGGCCATCGCGTTGCGGGTGGCAGAACTGGCGTTGGAGGCGGGCGTGCCCGCCGGTGTGCTCAACGTCGTCCCCGGACTCGGTCACACGGCAGGAAAGGCCCTCGCCGAACATCTGGATGTCGATGCGATCGGCTTCACCGGATCGACCAGCGTGGGCCGCCTGGTCATGAAAGCGGCCGCCGAATCCAATCTGAAGAAGGTCTCGCTTGAGCTCGGCGGCAAGTCGCCGGCGCTGGTGCTCGCCGACGCCGCCGACATGCTCGACCTGGTTGCCGCGAAAACCGCGGAGTCCGTCTTCGGAAACGCGGGGCAGATGTGTGACTCCAGCACACGCCTGATCGTCCACGAATCCCTCGCGGACGAGGTCGTCGAACGACTCGGTGCCGTGGCGGCCGATTGGCAGCCCGGTGATCCCTTCGACGATGCCACCACCATGGGGGCGATCATCGAGGCCCGGCAGCTGGAGCGCATCATGGGCTTCATCACCGGCGCTGAGCCCGGTGGGGCATCAATCGCCCATGGCGGCAACCAAGTTCGCCAGGAGACCGGCGGGTTCTATGTGGAGCCGACGGTCATCCGGGGAGTCACCAACGATATGGACATCGCCCGCAAGGAGATCTTCGGTCCGGTGCTCTCGGTCATCACGTTCTCCGATGATGAAGAGGGTCTGCGCATCGCCAATGACACCTCCTACGGGCTGGCCGCCAAGATGTGGACCGGCGACTTGAAGAAAGCCCACCGGATTTCCCGGGAGCTGCGCGCGGGCGCGGTGTTGGTCAACGGTGATGAACTCTTCGACGTGACGCTGCCGCACGGGGGCTTCAAGCAGTCCGGTATCGGCCGCGACTACTCGCATCACGCCTTCGACAACTGGACCCAGCTGAAGTCGACCTACATCAACCTGTTGTGA
- a CDS encoding PucR family transcriptional regulator, with the protein MSESLTVREALALPALRGGAPEVVAGHANLDRPVRWVHVVEVRDIASVLRGGELILTEGRMFAGPESADRRLIVELSERGVTAMVLELGSHFRSVPRHIIDECHKRDFTLVALHLPVAFIEVTEAIHTQIVNHKITMLDQAQEIQLHLTDLVLGGGGIAEVLDAVAAAVGNPVVYERADGGFVYRALNGMTDRDVTAGWELITRAVDTAPPWIERHLTIDGARDGRLVALGISGKFDEAATVALERAAQVVSLVVIGNRRRDAVFADHGRHGGVLTSLLAGSIEPLAAEARAVALGFTAPVLVSLAVRRARHHRAATVASEDHQWRQVWRDVKTDLDGIGIPALIDEASTANPTLMMIGVEDVSNRGRIADRVAQVIQDAAKRHLGEPQSAVLSVGPAVHTWQAAIEGLAVAVDALDGALHSPPRPWHDATDLDLDRLIWSLRDNPDLERFARLRLERLVAYDAQRRTQLVKTLQVLLEQHGQKTETARALHLERQSLYNRVERIQSLLGVDLDDSDVRLGLHLALRVLSHFPTGQI; encoded by the coding sequence GTGTCGGAATCTCTAACTGTTCGTGAAGCACTGGCGTTGCCCGCGCTGCGGGGCGGTGCCCCTGAGGTGGTGGCGGGCCACGCCAACCTCGATCGCCCGGTCCGCTGGGTACATGTCGTCGAGGTCCGCGATATCGCCTCGGTCCTTCGCGGCGGTGAGCTGATACTCACCGAGGGCCGCATGTTTGCCGGGCCGGAATCCGCCGATCGCCGTCTCATCGTGGAGTTGTCCGAACGCGGTGTCACCGCGATGGTGCTCGAGCTCGGCTCCCACTTCCGCAGTGTCCCACGACACATCATCGATGAGTGCCATAAGCGTGACTTCACACTCGTTGCCTTGCACCTGCCGGTCGCCTTCATCGAAGTCACCGAGGCGATCCACACTCAGATCGTCAACCACAAGATCACCATGCTGGATCAGGCGCAAGAGATTCAGTTGCATCTCACGGACCTCGTCCTCGGCGGGGGCGGTATCGCGGAAGTCCTCGATGCGGTGGCTGCTGCCGTCGGGAACCCCGTCGTCTACGAACGGGCCGACGGTGGATTCGTCTATCGCGCGCTCAATGGAATGACCGACCGCGATGTCACCGCAGGCTGGGAACTGATCACACGTGCTGTCGACACCGCACCACCGTGGATCGAACGGCATCTGACCATCGACGGAGCCCGCGACGGCCGACTCGTCGCTCTGGGCATCAGCGGAAAATTCGACGAGGCGGCGACCGTCGCGTTGGAACGCGCCGCCCAAGTGGTGAGCCTGGTAGTGATCGGCAACCGACGACGAGACGCCGTGTTCGCCGACCACGGTCGCCACGGCGGCGTACTGACCTCGCTTCTTGCCGGCTCGATTGAACCGTTGGCCGCCGAAGCGCGCGCGGTCGCGCTCGGGTTCACCGCACCGGTTCTTGTCTCTCTCGCAGTTCGGCGGGCGCGCCATCACCGGGCCGCGACGGTTGCATCTGAGGACCATCAGTGGCGCCAGGTCTGGCGCGACGTCAAGACCGATCTGGACGGCATCGGCATACCCGCGCTGATCGATGAAGCCTCCACCGCCAACCCGACGCTGATGATGATCGGTGTCGAAGATGTATCCAACCGCGGCCGCATCGCCGACCGAGTCGCCCAGGTCATCCAGGATGCCGCCAAGCGTCATCTCGGCGAGCCGCAGTCAGCCGTATTGTCGGTCGGTCCGGCGGTACACACCTGGCAGGCCGCAATCGAAGGCCTGGCCGTGGCGGTGGACGCCCTGGACGGCGCGCTGCACAGCCCGCCGCGCCCATGGCACGACGCCACCGACCTCGATCTGGATCGGCTGATCTGGAGTCTGCGAGACAACCCCGACCTGGAACGTTTCGCCCGGCTGCGGCTGGAACGATTGGTCGCCTACGATGCGCAGCGACGCACTCAACTGGTCAAGACCCTGCAGGTCCTGCTGGAGCAGCACGGCCAGAAGACCGAGACCGCGCGGGCTCTGCACCTGGAACGGCAGTCACTCTATAACCGGGTGGAGCGCATCCAGTCCCTGCTCGGGGTCGATCTGGACGACTCGGACGTCCGACTGGGATTGCACCTTGCGCTGCGTGTACTCAGCCACTTCCCCACCGGTCAGATCTGA
- a CDS encoding N,N-dimethylformamidase beta subunit family domain-containing protein yields MSMPIVGYTDRLTVGPGQTVDFKISCDAPTFTASLVRLIHGDANPAGPGFKAQHIASSIEGTHPGQHQALSAGSYVRVPYRNGLTPADSFTVHLWIWPTLPTGGRQTLLSQGRVSDGGYALGLEEGKVTFRVGSQILTVPHVLLARRWYSVAAVVDVTAGEVRLDVVTKAINRAAEHHRVVGAIEMSTRGEDDVLIAAEQLDSAVTGNYYNGKIDAPRIYDSALSESALEAISRDAALDAQVSQLAAWDFSLDISNWTVTDTAGDFHGHTVNKPMRGATGHNWDGTETAWPHAPAQYGAIHFHDDDLADAGWATTFQWTVPEDLPSAVYAAHVRAGDAEDYVPVFVRPRRGAPTAKIALLMPTFSYLAYANEQLLNNPLLTDKGDYPSQVQDRYIVENGLLSLYDKHSDGTGVCYSSRLRPVVNMRPKCNMAWLDGGKGSPHQFNADLHIVDWLYENHYDVDIYTDEDLHREGSALLEPYKAVLTGTHAEYWSAEMLDATQQYLRGGGRLMSLSGNGMYWVTQLDPETGTSIEIRRRGPATRMWEPEPGEAHLSSTGELGGLWRFRGRGPHTWIGAGHTAETAGTGRPYRRTEQSYDPAVSFVFEGVDGDTIGDIPCLVNSYGAAGFEFDRADVAVGTPVETMILATADGFDDDAQGTIEDVLLADSMQGGTQSPLVRADMTLLKYPAGGAVFAVSSIAWSGCLSYNGYDNDVSRITRNVLEAYVSDRV; encoded by the coding sequence ATGAGCATGCCGATCGTCGGTTATACCGATCGCCTCACTGTTGGGCCCGGCCAGACGGTTGACTTCAAGATCAGTTGTGACGCTCCGACATTCACCGCGTCGCTGGTGCGCCTGATCCACGGCGACGCCAATCCGGCGGGACCGGGCTTCAAAGCCCAGCACATCGCGTCCAGCATCGAGGGCACCCATCCCGGTCAACACCAGGCGTTGTCTGCGGGTTCGTATGTTCGAGTGCCGTACCGAAACGGATTGACTCCGGCCGACAGCTTCACTGTCCATCTCTGGATCTGGCCGACCTTGCCGACAGGTGGTCGCCAGACCCTTCTTTCCCAGGGCCGCGTGAGTGATGGTGGCTACGCGTTGGGGCTTGAGGAGGGGAAGGTCACGTTTCGCGTGGGCAGCCAAATACTCACGGTTCCGCATGTGCTGCTTGCCCGCAGGTGGTACTCGGTGGCGGCAGTGGTTGACGTCACCGCAGGCGAGGTTCGACTCGATGTGGTGACCAAGGCGATCAACCGGGCGGCCGAACATCATCGGGTGGTCGGTGCGATCGAGATGTCAACGCGTGGTGAGGACGACGTGCTCATCGCAGCCGAACAACTCGACTCCGCTGTGACCGGTAACTACTACAACGGCAAGATCGACGCGCCGCGGATCTACGACTCCGCGTTGAGCGAGTCCGCGCTGGAGGCGATCAGCCGGGACGCCGCACTGGACGCTCAAGTCTCCCAGCTGGCGGCATGGGACTTCTCCCTGGATATCAGCAACTGGACAGTGACCGACACCGCGGGTGACTTTCACGGGCATACCGTCAACAAGCCGATGCGGGGTGCCACCGGCCACAACTGGGACGGCACGGAGACGGCGTGGCCGCACGCGCCGGCGCAATACGGCGCCATCCACTTTCACGACGATGACCTTGCCGACGCGGGTTGGGCGACGACGTTTCAGTGGACGGTCCCCGAGGACCTACCGAGTGCGGTCTATGCGGCACATGTGCGAGCCGGCGATGCTGAGGACTACGTCCCGGTCTTCGTCCGGCCCCGCCGGGGTGCACCGACGGCCAAGATCGCCCTGCTCATGCCGACTTTCAGCTACCTCGCCTATGCCAATGAGCAGCTGCTCAACAATCCGCTACTGACGGACAAGGGTGACTACCCTTCACAGGTACAAGATCGCTACATCGTCGAGAATGGTCTGCTCAGCCTCTACGACAAGCACAGCGACGGGACCGGAGTCTGCTACTCATCGCGCCTGCGGCCCGTGGTCAACATGCGACCCAAGTGCAACATGGCCTGGCTCGACGGCGGCAAGGGATCGCCGCATCAGTTCAACGCCGACCTACATATCGTCGACTGGCTGTACGAAAACCACTATGACGTCGACATCTACACCGACGAGGATCTGCATCGAGAGGGCAGTGCGCTGCTCGAGCCGTACAAGGCCGTGCTGACGGGCACCCACGCCGAGTACTGGTCAGCCGAGATGCTCGACGCCACTCAACAGTATCTACGCGGGGGCGGACGGCTGATGTCGTTGTCCGGCAACGGAATGTACTGGGTGACTCAACTCGATCCGGAGACCGGCACAAGCATCGAGATCCGCCGCCGCGGACCGGCAACCCGCATGTGGGAACCCGAACCGGGCGAGGCGCATCTGAGTAGCACCGGTGAACTCGGTGGACTCTGGCGCTTTCGGGGACGCGGACCACACACCTGGATCGGAGCCGGGCACACCGCTGAAACGGCGGGCACCGGGCGGCCCTACCGGCGCACAGAGCAGAGCTACGATCCGGCAGTCTCTTTCGTGTTCGAAGGCGTCGACGGCGACACGATCGGCGACATCCCCTGTCTGGTCAACTCATACGGCGCGGCCGGTTTCGAGTTCGACCGCGCTGACGTGGCCGTCGGTACCCCGGTCGAGACCATGATCCTGGCCACCGCTGACGGATTCGATGATGACGCACAGGGAACCATCGAGGATGTTCTGCTGGCCGATTCAATGCAGGGCGGTACCCAAAGCCCGCTGGTGCGGGCCGACATGACGCTGTTGAAGTACCCCGCCGGCGGGGCTGTCTTCGCGGTGAGCTCCATCGCATGGAGCGGATGCCTGTCCTACAACGGATATGACAACGACGTATCACGCATCACGCGCAACGTACTCGAGGCATACGTCTCCGACAGGGTCTAG
- a CDS encoding NAD-dependent succinate-semialdehyde dehydrogenase: MVNVETTNPATEQPLAGYAAMTDAQIDAAVSRAERAYREWATWTIDRRATVIAAAAQLLRREIEELALLITREMGKPLAESRAEISKCALGLDYYAENASQLLADTAYETAADRSWVSYEPLGVVLAVMPWNFPLWQVFRFAGPALMAGNAAVLKHSPNTTGAALAAERIIEAAGAPTGLLTALIVAENDVADVTARLIDDDRIAAVTLTGSERAGAAVGSCAGRSIKKSVLELGGSDPFIVLADADIDTVVAQAVKARFLNAGQSCISPKRFIVDAQVSDDFIAGMQRAVSALTVGDPEDPATDIGPMARRDLRDLVTEQVAETLRAGANLIAGGNLVTGRPGWFFHPTLIADVRPGSPAYEEEIFGPVAAVLTFDSEDEAVRIANATRYGLGASVWGADVDKAAHIGRQVVSGACFINAPVASDVRIPFGGAKRSGFGRELADAGIREFVNARTWWVNNDA, encoded by the coding sequence ATGGTCAACGTCGAGACAACCAACCCCGCAACAGAACAGCCGCTGGCCGGCTATGCGGCCATGACGGACGCCCAGATCGACGCGGCGGTGAGTCGTGCCGAGCGGGCTTACCGGGAATGGGCGACATGGACCATCGACCGGCGCGCCACCGTCATCGCTGCTGCCGCGCAACTGCTGCGCCGCGAGATCGAAGAGCTCGCACTGCTCATCACCCGGGAGATGGGTAAACCCCTTGCCGAGTCGCGGGCCGAGATCAGCAAATGTGCGCTCGGACTGGACTACTACGCCGAGAACGCGTCGCAGCTGCTTGCCGATACCGCCTACGAGACCGCCGCGGACCGGAGTTGGGTGTCCTACGAGCCACTCGGCGTCGTGCTTGCCGTCATGCCGTGGAACTTCCCGCTGTGGCAGGTGTTCCGGTTTGCGGGCCCGGCGTTGATGGCCGGTAACGCCGCCGTGCTGAAACATTCCCCGAACACCACGGGGGCAGCACTTGCGGCAGAGCGCATCATCGAGGCGGCCGGCGCCCCAACCGGGCTGCTGACTGCGCTGATCGTGGCCGAGAACGACGTCGCCGATGTCACCGCACGGCTGATCGACGACGACCGCATCGCCGCGGTCACCTTGACCGGCAGCGAACGCGCCGGTGCAGCCGTCGGCTCGTGCGCAGGACGGTCCATCAAGAAATCGGTGCTGGAGCTCGGCGGATCGGACCCGTTCATCGTCCTCGCCGACGCCGATATCGACACCGTCGTGGCACAGGCGGTCAAGGCACGTTTCCTCAACGCCGGCCAAAGCTGCATCTCCCCAAAGCGATTCATCGTCGATGCGCAGGTTTCCGACGACTTCATCGCCGGGATGCAGCGGGCGGTTTCCGCGCTCACGGTCGGGGATCCGGAGGATCCCGCAACGGACATCGGGCCGATGGCCAGGCGCGATCTCCGCGACCTCGTCACCGAGCAGGTGGCCGAAACACTGCGTGCAGGTGCGAACCTGATCGCCGGCGGTAACCTGGTGACCGGGCGCCCAGGCTGGTTCTTCCACCCGACTCTCATCGCCGACGTGCGCCCGGGCAGCCCGGCCTACGAGGAGGAAATCTTCGGTCCTGTGGCGGCGGTTCTGACCTTCGACAGTGAGGACGAAGCAGTGCGTATCGCGAACGCCACTCGATACGGACTGGGAGCCAGCGTCTGGGGTGCAGACGTCGACAAGGCCGCCCATATCGGACGGCAGGTGGTTTCGGGGGCCTGTTTCATCAACGCCCCGGTCGCCTCGGACGTCCGCATTCCGTTCGGTGGCGCCAAACGCAGTGGGTTCGGCCGTGAGTTGGCGGACGCCGGAATTCGGGAGTTTGTCAATGCCCGCACGTGGTGGGTCAACAACGACGCATAG
- a CDS encoding SDR family NAD(P)-dependent oxidoreductase: protein MWTPTEDWDRSLRTNLSSVFLGSEHAVLAMREQGSGGSIVNTASVAAFTTTADTAAYVASKSGGMGLTVRSLSPMRRRGSGVMLCVPVTSSRRCSMPSWQARAIPLPRGRSSRRCTRRSESSSRAMSPTRRCFWPPIAGENLLIPDQVDRCEFGHHHRRRAVAGDDARWRYSLL, encoded by the coding sequence CTGTGGACGCCGACCGAGGACTGGGACCGTTCGCTGCGGACCAACCTGAGTTCGGTGTTCTTGGGTAGTGAGCATGCAGTGTTGGCGATGCGCGAGCAGGGCAGTGGTGGGTCGATCGTCAACACCGCCTCGGTGGCCGCCTTCACCACGACCGCCGATACTGCCGCGTACGTCGCGAGCAAGTCCGGCGGCATGGGGCTCACCGTGCGATCGCTCTCACCTATGCGGCGGAGGGGATCCGGTGTAATGCTCTGTGTCCCGGTGACTTCGAGTCGCCGATGTTCGATGCCTTCCTGGCAGGCGCGAGCGATCCCGCTACCGCGCGGACGGAGTTCGAGGCGCTGTACCCGACGAAGCGAATCCTCAAGCCGGGCGATGTCGCCAACGCGGCGGTGTTTCTGGCCTCCGATTGCTGGCGAAAACCTACTGATTCCCGACCAAGTGGACCGCTGCGAGTTCGGGCATCATCACCGGCGACGTGCTGTCGCAGGTGATGATGCCCGGTGGCGCTACTCCTTGCTGTAG
- a CDS encoding pyridoxamine 5'-phosphate oxidase family protein: protein MTDLKMTAAERTEFLADNHVAIIAIERGNKPPLTVPIWYRVDEAGDIEIWTELGSMKERFIRAAGRFSLAVQQETTPYRYVSVGGPASIREDIPREGVLPIVRRYVSDEEMEEYLDANYTDKAVLITMRPEVWNSADYSKE, encoded by the coding sequence GTGACAGATCTCAAGATGACAGCAGCCGAACGAACAGAGTTCCTGGCCGACAACCATGTAGCGATCATCGCCATCGAGCGGGGGAACAAGCCGCCACTGACCGTCCCCATCTGGTACCGCGTCGATGAGGCCGGCGATATCGAGATCTGGACCGAGCTCGGATCGATGAAGGAGCGGTTCATCCGCGCCGCCGGCCGGTTCTCCCTCGCGGTACAGCAGGAGACCACGCCGTACCGCTACGTCTCCGTCGGCGGACCCGCATCCATCCGGGAGGACATCCCTCGCGAGGGCGTCCTGCCCATCGTCCGCCGCTACGTCTCCGATGAGGAGATGGAGGAATACCTGGACGCGAACTACACCGACAAAGCGGTGTTGATCACGATGCGTCCCGAAGTCTGGAACTCGGCCGACTACAGCAAGGAGTAG
- the eno gene encoding phosphopyruvate hydratase: MMKITSVTARQLLDCKTRPLVEVEITTDNGYVGRGAAPTGSSVGAHEAFILRDGDPTEYNGLSVHRAVDAVNNEIAPALVGTQLDLEANDRLMIDLDGTPNKSRLGGNAIYSTSIALLRAASTAAGLPTYSWIAEHFGPGPVSQVPVPSFNMINGGRYGDVVQPFNEFIVMPYKACSIQDAVEKSVKLFGVLEEVLTEYLGRKPQVASSYGFASPSSDPREVLKLLMTAVERAGVAETMAFALDCASSEMFDAATGSYELNGDRVTSDDLIDYVRELSDEFPFVFIEDLLDEDDWAGYPKAVAQIDKSIILGDDLVVTNRDRLQRAVESSAVGGFILKPNQVGTITEALDCYRYAVAHDLFTIPSGRSGGVIDDVVMDLSVGLSVPFQKNGAPRSGERIEKLNFLLRVADSTPGCVLADVPAIVKF; the protein is encoded by the coding sequence ATCATGAAGATCACATCAGTGACTGCACGCCAGCTACTCGATTGCAAGACAAGACCGTTGGTCGAAGTCGAGATCACCACGGACAACGGCTACGTCGGCCGGGGCGCCGCTCCGACGGGCAGCTCCGTCGGAGCGCATGAGGCGTTCATCCTGCGTGACGGCGACCCCACGGAGTACAACGGTTTGAGCGTCCACAGGGCTGTCGACGCGGTGAACAACGAGATCGCACCGGCTCTGGTCGGCACGCAGCTGGACCTCGAAGCCAACGACCGGTTGATGATCGACCTCGACGGCACTCCCAACAAGAGCCGCCTCGGTGGTAACGCCATCTACTCGACGTCCATAGCCCTGCTACGCGCGGCGTCCACCGCCGCCGGTCTGCCCACCTACTCGTGGATCGCCGAGCATTTCGGCCCTGGACCCGTAAGCCAGGTCCCAGTGCCGAGCTTCAACATGATCAATGGCGGACGGTACGGCGATGTCGTGCAACCGTTCAACGAGTTCATCGTCATGCCCTACAAGGCCTGCTCGATTCAGGATGCCGTCGAAAAGAGCGTGAAACTGTTCGGCGTGCTCGAAGAGGTTCTCACCGAATATCTGGGACGCAAACCGCAGGTGGCCTCGTCATACGGTTTTGCCAGCCCGTCCTCGGACCCGCGGGAAGTGCTGAAACTGTTGATGACCGCCGTGGAGCGCGCCGGTGTCGCCGAGACGATGGCTTTCGCCCTCGACTGTGCATCCAGCGAAATGTTCGACGCCGCCACCGGCAGCTACGAACTCAACGGCGACCGCGTCACATCCGACGATCTGATCGACTACGTCCGCGAACTCAGCGACGAGTTCCCGTTCGTCTTCATCGAGGATCTGCTCGACGAAGACGACTGGGCCGGGTACCCGAAGGCCGTGGCGCAAATCGACAAGTCGATCATCCTCGGGGACGATCTGGTCGTCACCAACCGGGACCGACTGCAGCGCGCAGTGGAATCCTCCGCGGTGGGCGGGTTCATCCTCAAACCCAACCAGGTCGGCACGATCACCGAAGCGCTGGACTGCTACCGCTACGCAGTCGCCCACGATCTGTTCACCATTCCCTCCGGTCGCTCCGGTGGTGTCATCGACGATGTCGTCATGGACCTGTCGGTGGGTCTGTCGGTGCCATTTCAGAAGAACGGCGCACCCCGCTCGGGCGAACGCATCGAGAAGCTCAACTTTCTCCTGCGGGTGGCCGACTCGACACCTGGGTGTGTTCTCGCCGACGTGCCCGCCATCGTCAAGTTCTAG